A genomic region of Salinibacter pepae contains the following coding sequences:
- a CDS encoding PAS domain S-box protein, whose amino-acid sequence MSVLSPGMLVFGYVLSFLAGAAVCLVGAGLWRRFGAAGAEAAGEQARRTPEADRLRGVAQSLPGIEFQYRVGPGGAGRYAFVGARAEALLGLAPDADDFEAQFLARVPEAYRDRHDHCVRAARSGARPEQVELPFDRPDGERVWLLLTSVLERRPEAGGEALVFNGFMLDITERKEQEHTLRILSEAVEQTTDGVVVTEAPGREAGEDADGGTIAYVNRAFEEMTGYAEAELIGRTPQLLRGPETDPEVIASLEQALAAQEPWTGETVNYRKDGERYSARWTTTPMFDAAGALQYWVSIQRDVTEKQEREQALRRQQRLLEQAQRLTGAWMADLRTGEVAWSDEGYRIHELDPDTELSLDAAFEFVHPDAQSRVRDAFDRCVEAGASYDVEHRIITAEGNRRWVRTVGAPVEADGEIVKVAGALQDITERKRRERELERQNDLFERAQEIADVGAWEYDVGADTVRWTENARQMMALPARPSDSLDEALRTCHPDDRPTVRAAVENAVEEGTPFDLKARLVLPEGTRRWVHARGAPQSEDGAVVRVRGTIQDITARRRRQEALRTSKSQYQTLVDNFPDGAVFLFDEDLTFRTAGGQGLADVGLSPEEVTGRTLHDLFPEDIADRQAEYYRRALDGEKHALEASYQDGDYRVQILPVRDEAGTVIAGMAVSRDVTDEKERERALRGRRDKVEALYETADRLLTACSTDEIATVLVEIIREALGHQGVSVRFAREGVLEVAHVAEATRDFMPERPPFDIDGDSAVAEVYRSGDTLTISDLQAVEVEDPHDYGALRSVVVVPMGAHGTFAVASPDPGAISAFDIRLIEVLGTYATAVLDRLDQENSLRQERDLLDQLLSTSPAAIVLLDEAGTFVRVNERAKEVMGIEEAEATERAFNDPEWGITTVDGRPIPDADLPFRRVLRTGEPVFGYEHAIERPDGTRRILSVSGAPLQDVEGTAQGALFHLNDITEQKGQEQVLRRRTEKIEALYEATRRLLRAGSREEVAAEVHGVLQDVFTYPFRHTAFVEDGEIVPRNTTAEGDADLPTPSPQPVDGDTVAARALEAGEAVVVPDTAALENDIDYGDLRAAAGVPIGRRGVIIAGTSDEGDFDRLNLRLLEVLGGYAALVLERLRREEALRTAKEGAEAARADAEQARDEARKAARLKSAFLANMSHEIRTPLTSIIGFAEILGTEVGALDAAAAGSLEQKAHLIEQGGKRLLDTLEGVLNLSKLEAGQMELDRRPVDLAARARRTAEELKPKATDKGVRLQVETGNGPVRARADEGGVQIVVQNLLSNAIKYTNEGGRVRVRTYREDGAAVLAVEDTGIGMEPEAAEELFEPFRQASEGIGRTYEGSGVGLAVTQKATEEMDGDIEVDTEKGDGSRFVVRLPRAENAADAEA is encoded by the coding sequence ATGAGTGTGCTTTCTCCCGGCATGCTGGTGTTCGGGTACGTCCTTTCGTTTCTGGCCGGCGCCGCCGTGTGCCTGGTGGGGGCCGGGCTCTGGCGCCGGTTCGGGGCCGCAGGGGCCGAGGCCGCCGGGGAGCAGGCACGCCGGACCCCCGAGGCGGACCGGCTCCGCGGGGTGGCCCAGAGCCTCCCGGGCATCGAGTTTCAATACCGGGTCGGGCCGGGCGGGGCGGGCCGCTACGCGTTCGTCGGCGCGCGGGCGGAGGCGCTGCTCGGGCTGGCCCCGGACGCGGACGACTTCGAAGCGCAGTTCCTGGCTCGGGTGCCGGAGGCGTACCGAGACCGGCACGACCACTGCGTGCGGGCGGCCCGGAGCGGAGCGCGCCCGGAGCAGGTGGAGCTGCCGTTCGACCGGCCCGACGGGGAGCGGGTCTGGCTGCTCCTCACCTCGGTGCTGGAGCGCCGGCCGGAAGCAGGAGGCGAGGCGCTCGTCTTCAACGGCTTCATGCTCGACATCACCGAACGAAAGGAGCAGGAGCACACCCTGCGCATCCTCTCCGAGGCGGTCGAGCAGACCACGGACGGCGTCGTGGTGACTGAGGCCCCCGGCCGCGAGGCGGGAGAGGACGCGGATGGCGGCACCATCGCGTACGTCAACCGCGCGTTCGAAGAGATGACCGGGTACGCCGAGGCGGAACTGATCGGCCGCACGCCGCAGCTGCTTCGGGGCCCGGAGACCGATCCCGAAGTCATTGCCTCGCTCGAGCAGGCCCTGGCGGCCCAGGAGCCGTGGACGGGAGAAACCGTGAACTACCGGAAGGATGGGGAGCGCTACAGTGCCCGCTGGACCACGACGCCGATGTTCGACGCGGCGGGCGCCCTGCAGTACTGGGTGTCCATCCAGCGGGATGTGACCGAGAAGCAGGAGCGCGAGCAGGCGCTCCGGCGGCAGCAACGCCTTCTGGAGCAGGCCCAGCGGCTGACGGGGGCGTGGATGGCCGACCTCCGCACCGGAGAGGTGGCCTGGTCGGACGAGGGGTATCGGATCCACGAGCTCGACCCGGACACCGAGCTGAGCCTGGACGCCGCGTTCGAGTTTGTGCACCCGGACGCGCAGTCGCGGGTGCGGGATGCCTTCGACCGCTGTGTGGAGGCGGGCGCCTCTTACGACGTGGAGCATCGCATCATCACGGCCGAGGGGAATCGCCGGTGGGTCCGCACGGTGGGGGCGCCGGTCGAGGCGGACGGGGAGATTGTGAAGGTGGCCGGGGCCCTGCAGGACATCACCGAACGGAAGCGGCGCGAGCGCGAGCTGGAGCGCCAGAACGACCTCTTCGAGCGGGCCCAGGAGATTGCCGACGTCGGGGCGTGGGAGTACGACGTGGGGGCCGACACGGTGCGCTGGACCGAGAACGCCCGCCAAATGATGGCACTGCCGGCCCGTCCCAGTGACAGTCTGGACGAGGCCCTTCGCACCTGCCACCCGGACGACCGCCCAACGGTGCGGGCCGCCGTCGAGAACGCGGTCGAGGAGGGCACGCCGTTCGACCTGAAGGCCCGGCTGGTCCTTCCCGAGGGAACGCGCCGGTGGGTGCACGCCCGCGGGGCGCCCCAGTCCGAAGACGGGGCGGTGGTGCGGGTGCGGGGGACGATTCAGGACATTACCGCCCGTCGACGGCGGCAGGAGGCCCTCCGGACGTCGAAGAGCCAGTACCAGACCCTCGTCGACAACTTTCCGGACGGGGCCGTCTTTCTGTTCGACGAGGACCTGACGTTCCGGACGGCCGGGGGGCAGGGGCTGGCCGACGTCGGGCTCTCCCCCGAGGAGGTCACCGGGCGCACGCTCCACGACCTGTTTCCCGAAGACATCGCCGATCGGCAGGCCGAATATTACCGCCGTGCGCTGGACGGGGAAAAGCACGCCCTGGAAGCGAGCTACCAGGACGGCGACTACCGCGTCCAAATCCTTCCGGTTCGGGACGAGGCCGGGACGGTGATCGCCGGCATGGCCGTCTCCCGGGACGTCACCGACGAGAAGGAGCGCGAACGGGCCCTCCGGGGGCGGCGGGACAAAGTGGAGGCCCTCTACGAGACGGCCGATCGTCTGCTGACGGCGTGCAGCACGGACGAGATCGCCACGGTGCTCGTCGAGATCATCCGGGAGGCCCTTGGCCACCAGGGCGTGTCCGTCCGGTTTGCCCGAGAAGGCGTCCTGGAGGTGGCCCACGTGGCGGAGGCGACCCGCGACTTCATGCCCGAGCGCCCGCCCTTCGACATCGACGGGGACAGTGCGGTGGCGGAGGTGTACCGGAGCGGCGACACGCTCACCATTTCCGACCTGCAGGCCGTCGAGGTGGAAGACCCGCACGACTACGGGGCGCTCCGGTCCGTGGTGGTCGTGCCGATGGGGGCACACGGCACCTTCGCGGTCGCCTCCCCCGATCCCGGCGCCATCAGTGCCTTTGACATTCGCCTGATCGAGGTGCTTGGCACCTACGCGACGGCCGTCCTCGACCGGCTGGACCAGGAGAACAGCCTCCGGCAGGAGCGGGACCTGCTGGACCAACTGCTGTCCACGAGCCCGGCCGCCATTGTGCTGCTGGACGAGGCGGGCACCTTCGTCCGGGTGAACGAGCGGGCCAAAGAGGTGATGGGGATTGAGGAGGCCGAGGCCACCGAACGCGCCTTCAACGACCCGGAATGGGGCATCACGACGGTCGACGGGCGCCCCATTCCGGACGCGGACCTTCCGTTCCGGCGGGTTCTCCGGACCGGGGAGCCCGTCTTCGGCTACGAGCACGCGATTGAACGGCCGGACGGGACCCGCCGCATTCTGTCGGTGAGTGGGGCGCCCCTGCAGGACGTCGAGGGCACGGCGCAGGGGGCCCTGTTTCACCTCAACGACATCACGGAGCAGAAGGGGCAGGAGCAGGTGCTCCGCAGGCGCACCGAAAAGATCGAGGCCCTCTACGAGGCCACCCGGCGGCTGCTCCGGGCCGGGTCCCGCGAGGAGGTGGCCGCGGAGGTGCACGGGGTACTCCAGGACGTTTTTACGTATCCGTTCCGCCACACCGCGTTCGTCGAGGACGGCGAGATCGTCCCGCGAAACACCACCGCCGAGGGCGACGCCGACCTGCCGACGCCCAGTCCGCAACCGGTCGACGGCGACACCGTTGCGGCGCGTGCACTGGAGGCCGGGGAGGCGGTCGTCGTCCCCGACACCGCCGCGCTGGAGAACGACATCGACTACGGGGACCTGCGGGCCGCGGCCGGGGTGCCGATTGGCCGGCGTGGCGTGATCATTGCCGGCACGTCGGACGAAGGCGACTTCGACCGGCTCAACCTGCGCCTGCTGGAGGTGCTGGGCGGGTACGCGGCCCTGGTGCTCGAGCGCCTGCGCCGCGAGGAGGCGCTCCGGACGGCGAAGGAGGGGGCGGAGGCGGCCCGGGCCGACGCCGAGCAGGCCCGGGACGAGGCCCGGAAGGCGGCGCGGCTGAAGTCCGCGTTCCTCGCCAACATGAGCCACGAAATCCGCACGCCCCTCACGTCCATCATCGGGTTTGCCGAGATCCTGGGGACCGAGGTGGGGGCCCTGGACGCGGCGGCGGCCGGCTCGCTGGAGCAGAAGGCCCACCTGATTGAGCAGGGGGGCAAGCGCCTCCTGGACACCCTGGAGGGGGTGCTCAACCTGTCGAAGCTAGAGGCCGGGCAGATGGAGCTGGACCGCCGGCCCGTCGACCTGGCGGCCCGGGCGCGCCGGACGGCCGAGGAGCTAAAGCCGAAGGCCACGGACAAGGGGGTTCGCCTCCAGGTCGAGACCGGGAACGGGCCCGTTCGGGCCCGGGCCGACGAGGGAGGGGTGCAGATCGTGGTCCAGAATCTTCTCTCCAACGCGATCAAATACACCAACGAGGGCGGGCGCGTCCGTGTACGAACGTACCGGGAGGACGGGGCGGCCGTGCTGGCGGTCGAGGACACCGGGATTGGGATGGAGCCCGAGGCCGCGGAGGAGCTCTTCGAACCGTTCCGCCAGGCGTCGGAGGGCATCGGCCGGACGTACGAGGGCAGCGGGGTGGGGCTGGCCGTTACCCAGAAGGCAACCGAAGAGATGGACGGGGACATTGAGGTAGACACCGAGAAGGGCGACGGGAGCCGGTTCGTCGTGCGG
- a CDS encoding flagellin, which produces MSSFSQINTNIQSQQAFQNLSDTSEELATRRERLSTGLRINSASDDAAGFEIAAQLEARTGSQQQALRNIGDAKSTLSTAEGALDSQLGILQSAREKATQAANGSLSQNERDAIAGELQELVGEVNDIAENTTFNGDQLIKGGTSGDSSNSVGLTFQTGSESDQTFDVNIANSTAQDLGVASNLDATSNTGDNAGQNVNAGDFSSTSSAVTALTTGGFKTLDSSGTNLAGDLEGGTFEINAQKNGSTLTLSATGTTATFAGTGATSTFTGTNDTLTLSSDGSNKIALDASNLNITTGQIGSGETKSFTVEVRDNQDIGTRLEGGSADEARNIIDDVDSAIDGLTSQLSDLGASQNRLSFKESNLETSQTNLNAAQSRIEDADFAREQTQVAKLQVQQQSGTAQLAQANAAGQSVLSLLQ; this is translated from the coding sequence ATGAGCAGTTTTTCGCAGATCAACACCAACATTCAGTCCCAGCAGGCCTTCCAGAACCTGTCGGACACCAGTGAGGAGCTGGCCACGCGCCGAGAGCGGCTCTCGACGGGGCTGCGCATCAACAGTGCCTCCGACGACGCCGCCGGCTTTGAGATTGCGGCCCAGTTGGAAGCGCGGACCGGGTCTCAGCAGCAGGCGCTCCGCAACATCGGGGACGCGAAGAGCACGCTCAGCACGGCGGAGGGGGCGCTCGACTCCCAGCTTGGCATTTTGCAGTCCGCCCGGGAGAAGGCCACGCAGGCGGCCAACGGCAGCCTGTCGCAGAACGAGCGGGACGCGATTGCGGGGGAGCTGCAGGAGCTGGTGGGGGAGGTCAACGACATTGCCGAGAACACGACGTTCAACGGCGACCAGTTGATCAAGGGCGGGACGTCGGGGGACAGCAGCAACTCCGTCGGGCTGACGTTCCAGACCGGGTCGGAGAGCGACCAGACCTTCGACGTCAATATCGCCAACTCCACCGCCCAGGACCTCGGGGTGGCGAGTAACTTAGATGCAACGTCCAACACCGGAGACAACGCTGGCCAGAACGTGAATGCTGGGGATTTCTCCAGCACGTCGAGTGCCGTCACGGCCCTCACGACAGGGGGGTTTAAAACCTTAGATTCATCTGGGACGAACCTAGCCGGAGACCTCGAAGGCGGCACCTTCGAGATTAACGCACAAAAGAATGGGTCTACCCTCACGCTCAGTGCCACCGGCACCACGGCTACCTTTGCGGGCACTGGTGCCACAAGCACGTTTACTGGCACTAACGACACACTGACCCTGTCGAGTGACGGGAGCAATAAGATTGCACTTGATGCCAGCAATTTGAACATTACGACGGGTCAAATCGGCTCTGGTGAAACGAAGAGCTTCACGGTGGAAGTCCGGGACAATCAAGACATCGGTACCCGACTGGAGGGCGGCAGCGCCGACGAGGCCCGCAACATCATCGACGACGTGGACAGTGCCATCGACGGGTTGACCAGCCAGCTCAGTGACCTGGGCGCGAGCCAGAACCGGCTCTCGTTCAAGGAGTCGAACCTGGAGACGAGCCAGACGAACCTGAACGCGGCGCAGAGCCGGATTGAGGACGCGGACTTTGCTCGCGAGCAGACGCAGGTCGCGAAGCTGCAGGTGCAGCAGCAGTCCGGGACCGCGCAGCTGGCGCAGGCCAACGCAGCGGGCCAGAGCGTCCTCTCGCTCCTCCAGTAA
- a CDS encoding flagellin — protein MSSFSQINTNIQSQQAFQNLSDTSEELATRRERLSTGLRINSASDDAAGFEIAAQLEARTGSQQQALRNIGDAKSTLSTAEGALDSQLGILQSAREKATQAANGSLSQNERDAIAGELQELVGEVNDIAENTTFNGDQLIKGGTSGDSSNSVGLTFQTGSESDQTFDVNIANSTAEDLGIRQTDVDASTSVDSGGGQLVNAGDFAETAVSGVEGNVNITNGSAQTSLVNNLKGGEFDVSVEQTATDSIKLSANGNSTTITGTTTSGGETIFNGTSSETLTLSSTTGGTSATISVTGSNISIATDSLENGGEAKSFTVEVRDELDIGTRLQNAGAGEARDIIDDVDSAIDGLTSQLSDLGASQNRLSFKESNLETSQTNLNAAQSRIEDADFAREQTQVAKLQVQQQSGTAQLAQANAAGQSVLSLLQ, from the coding sequence ATGAGCAGTTTTTCGCAGATCAACACCAACATTCAGTCCCAGCAGGCCTTCCAGAACCTGTCGGACACCAGTGAGGAGCTGGCCACGCGCCGGGAGCGGCTCTCGACGGGGCTGCGCATCAACAGCGCCTCCGACGACGCCGCCGGCTTTGAGATTGCGGCCCAGTTGGAAGCGCGGACCGGGTCTCAGCAGCAGGCGCTCCGCAACATCGGGGACGCGAAGAGCACGCTCAGCACGGCGGAGGGGGCGCTCGACTCTCAGCTTGGCATTTTGCAGTCCGCCCGGGAGAAGGCCACGCAGGCGGCCAACGGGAGCCTGTCGCAGAACGAGCGGGACGCGATCGCCGGGGAGCTGCAGGAGCTGGTGGGAGAGGTCAACGACATTGCCGAGAACACGACGTTCAACGGCGACCAGTTGATCAAGGGCGGGACGTCGGGGGACAGCAGCAACTCCGTCGGGCTGACGTTCCAGACCGGGTCGGAGAGCGACCAGACCTTCGATGTCAATATCGCCAACTCCACCGCCGAAGACCTCGGGATCCGGCAGACGGATGTCGACGCGTCGACATCAGTAGATAGTGGAGGTGGGCAGCTCGTCAACGCAGGAGACTTCGCTGAGACTGCTGTGTCTGGAGTTGAAGGAAATGTCAATATTACGAATGGCAGCGCACAGACAAGTCTCGTCAACAACCTCAAAGGCGGTGAGTTTGACGTGTCGGTCGAGCAAACTGCGACCGATTCGATTAAGCTCAGTGCCAATGGCAATTCCACAACAATCACCGGGACTACTACGAGTGGAGGAGAAACGATATTCAATGGCACCAGCTCTGAGACGCTGACGCTTTCAAGCACCACTGGCGGTACGTCCGCGACTATTTCGGTGACGGGGAGCAATATCAGCATCGCAACGGATAGTCTCGAAAACGGCGGCGAGGCGAAAAGCTTCACCGTGGAGGTCCGCGACGAGCTGGACATCGGCACCCGGCTACAGAACGCCGGTGCCGGCGAGGCCCGCGACATCATCGACGACGTGGACAGTGCCATCGACGGGTTGACCAGCCAGCTCAGTGACCTGGGCGCGAGCCAGAACCGGCTCTCGTTCAAGGAGTCGAACCTGGAGACGAGCCAGACGAACCTGAACGCGGCGCAGAGCCGGATTGAGGACGCGGACTTTGCTCGCGAGCAGACGCAGGTCGCGAAGCTGCAGGTGCAGCAGCAGTCCGGGACCGCGCAGCTGGCGCAGGCCAACGCGGCGGGCCAGAGCGTCCTCTCGCTCCTCCAGTAA
- a CDS encoding sulfotransferase domain-containing protein, which translates to MQFVVSYPKSGNTWVRLVAAAYTLSDDVLMESLRSPSASADLPASLQYTDVERYQYQTICPFPIDDINFPTEVRLRPAAMLVLNREKSLTTSQRPALIKSHHINGEVNNINLWNGGWAEHVVNPVRDPREICCSFAAHREMSYMETAELMNDSTARMGEDGARVHSLLTTWSTHVRSWLEEETIPVHTVRYEDLQADPVGEFYDILDFLEVEDLTEERVEDAVERTRFDRMQEMEAEHGFHETTADQEQFFRSGQTAGWTDELPTDVARKIEADHGPTMERLDYL; encoded by the coding sequence ATGCAATTTGTCGTCAGCTACCCCAAAAGCGGCAACACGTGGGTTCGCCTCGTGGCCGCCGCGTACACGCTCTCCGACGACGTGCTGATGGAATCCCTGCGGTCTCCCAGCGCGTCGGCCGACCTTCCCGCCTCCCTTCAGTATACCGACGTGGAGCGGTACCAGTACCAGACCATCTGCCCCTTCCCGATCGACGACATCAATTTTCCGACGGAGGTGCGGTTGCGCCCCGCCGCCATGCTCGTGCTCAACCGGGAGAAGAGCCTCACCACGAGCCAGCGCCCGGCCCTCATCAAGAGCCATCACATCAACGGGGAGGTCAACAACATCAATCTCTGGAATGGGGGATGGGCCGAGCACGTCGTCAACCCCGTCCGCGACCCTCGCGAGATCTGCTGCTCGTTCGCCGCGCACCGCGAGATGAGCTACATGGAGACGGCCGAGCTCATGAACGACTCCACGGCCCGGATGGGCGAAGACGGGGCGCGCGTTCACAGTCTTCTTACCACCTGGAGCACCCACGTCCGCAGCTGGCTCGAGGAAGAGACGATTCCCGTCCACACCGTGCGCTACGAGGACCTGCAGGCCGACCCGGTCGGCGAGTTCTACGACATCCTGGACTTTCTGGAGGTGGAGGACCTGACGGAGGAGCGGGTGGAGGACGCCGTCGAGCGGACCCGCTTCGACCGGATGCAGGAAATGGAGGCGGAGCACGGCTTCCACGAGACCACCGCGGACCAGGAGCAGTTCTTCCGCTCCGGGCAGACGGCCGGCTGGACGGACGAACTCCCGACCGACGTGGCCCGCAAGATTGAGGCGGACCACGGGCCGACGATGGAGCGACTCGACTACCTGTAG
- a CDS encoding sulfotransferase domain-containing protein, whose amino-acid sequence MQFVASYPKSGNTWIRLVAAAYSLQNVTAEDFMRFNEDDESRISNVIRFGDGTKYYYQAVSPYPIKALDFSAQARLRPAAMLKLEHELSETTTQRPILVKSHHLNGDVDGVNLWNPAWTDRVVNPVRDPREVCCSFAAHMGNSLEKTAEQMNEEKFTIGGGENLFHLLGTWSQHVRGWLSADETPVHTVRYEDMKANPVGEFYDILDFLNAPDLTVERVEKAVEKTRFDRLKQKENEHEFPESTKHQDNFFRSGKTDGWKESFRSGSSARSKRTTAT is encoded by the coding sequence ATGCAGTTTGTCGCCAGCTACCCCAAGAGCGGAAACACCTGGATTCGCCTCGTCGCCGCCGCGTACTCGTTGCAAAACGTCACCGCCGAAGACTTCATGCGGTTCAACGAGGACGACGAGTCCCGCATCAGCAACGTGATCCGGTTTGGGGACGGGACCAAGTACTACTACCAGGCGGTCAGCCCCTACCCCATCAAGGCCCTTGACTTTTCGGCGCAGGCCCGTCTCCGGCCGGCCGCCATGCTCAAGCTCGAACACGAGCTGTCGGAGACGACGACCCAGCGTCCCATTCTGGTGAAGAGCCACCATCTCAACGGCGACGTGGACGGCGTCAACCTCTGGAATCCGGCGTGGACCGACCGGGTCGTGAATCCGGTCCGCGACCCGCGGGAGGTCTGCTGTTCATTCGCCGCGCACATGGGAAACAGCCTGGAGAAGACCGCCGAGCAGATGAACGAGGAGAAGTTCACCATTGGGGGCGGGGAGAACCTCTTTCACCTGCTCGGCACCTGGTCGCAGCATGTCCGGGGGTGGCTCAGCGCCGACGAGACCCCCGTCCACACCGTGCGCTACGAGGACATGAAGGCCAACCCCGTCGGGGAGTTCTACGACATCTTGGACTTTCTGAACGCGCCCGACCTGACCGTCGAACGGGTGGAAAAGGCCGTCGAGAAAACGCGATTCGACCGGCTCAAACAGAAAGAAAACGAGCACGAGTTTCCCGAGTCCACCAAGCACCAGGACAACTTTTTCCGCTCCGGCAAGACGGACGGCTGGAAGGAGAGCTTCCGGTCCGGCTCGTCCGCAAGATCGAAAAGGACCACGGCGACATGA
- a CDS encoding HDOD domain-containing protein, whose translation MSTDPSQTPDAALRDLDLRVPPFPRTLPSVLELLHEPGFTDPEDLTEIVQHDPAATARLLKQINSAYYGLRRSISDVGRAIRMMGTTTAAGSVVSLGMLRMDELADGPVEACFHRFIRHSEATGFLASSLLGPLSPADDGPAPESDVTQGEGFAEGLLHDFGKLVLFYNYPEKAAALYEEKRFAEHLQETDDRTLERFVFGCDHGQAGAYAALELNFPQTLVDVIRHHHPPRSETGDAPRRTLRAVRAANLAAKAMGAPLAGVAPTAEPIDWAACAARPVWRHWNPAPEADGPPPDLMDRLRAKKEMVMLFTDFFVGTSDAEAPDRPSGTPLAA comes from the coding sequence ATGAGCACCGACCCGTCCCAAACGCCTGACGCGGCCCTGCGCGACCTCGACCTGCGTGTGCCGCCGTTCCCGCGCACGCTCCCCAGTGTCCTGGAGCTCCTCCACGAGCCGGGCTTTACCGACCCGGAGGACCTGACCGAGATCGTGCAGCACGACCCGGCCGCCACCGCGCGGCTGCTCAAACAGATCAACTCCGCCTACTACGGCCTCCGCCGCTCCATCTCGGACGTGGGGCGGGCGATCCGCATGATGGGCACCACCACCGCCGCGGGCTCGGTCGTGAGCCTCGGCATGCTGCGGATGGACGAGCTGGCCGACGGGCCCGTGGAGGCCTGCTTCCACCGGTTCATCCGACACAGCGAGGCGACGGGCTTCCTCGCGAGCAGCCTGCTGGGCCCGCTGTCGCCGGCCGACGACGGCCCGGCCCCGGAGTCGGACGTCACCCAGGGGGAGGGCTTCGCGGAGGGGCTGCTCCACGACTTCGGCAAGCTGGTCCTGTTCTACAACTACCCTGAAAAGGCCGCCGCGCTCTACGAGGAGAAGCGGTTTGCGGAGCACCTCCAGGAGACGGACGACCGCACCCTGGAGCGGTTCGTCTTCGGGTGCGACCACGGCCAGGCCGGGGCCTACGCCGCCCTGGAGTTGAACTTTCCCCAGACGCTCGTCGACGTGATCCGCCACCACCACCCGCCCCGTTCCGAGACGGGCGACGCGCCGCGGCGCACGCTGCGGGCCGTCCGGGCGGCCAACCTCGCCGCGAAGGCGATGGGGGCGCCCCTCGCCGGCGTGGCGCCCACGGCGGAGCCGATCGACTGGGCCGCGTGCGCCGCCCGGCCGGTGTGGCGGCACTGGAACCCCGCCCCCGAGGCCGACGGCCCGCCCCCGGACCTCATGGACCGGCTGCGGGCGAAGAAGGAGATGGTGATGCTCTTTACCGACTTCTTCGTGGGCACGTCGGACGCGGAGGCGCCGGACCGGCCGTCCGGCACGCCCCTCGCGGCGTAG